The following coding sequences are from one Capsicum annuum cultivar UCD-10X-F1 chromosome 3, UCD10Xv1.1, whole genome shotgun sequence window:
- the LOC107864239 gene encoding probable inactive histone-lysine N-methyltransferase SUVR2 translates to MASNSNEKVIKAFEAMKVFGYSEKVVKPVLRNLLKVYNKNWELIEDENYSVLLESIIDSEESKERKKSLSEDEAEENEPPPKRSRFYSEGNHLSPAKHVASPSADTHTSELQPSGKQKMAEFTTKSYETEDVEMKPFSLLNHYQRKGKKWSSSEASPVSEEDIDTEVLSDDDMQGPCTLSPYLNLTKKGDTSRSYPAVIPKRRLAYNSSLEEPNIMDSADASNKGALVEYDVCETVPLNVSSSDNPPVFDVPLVVVPSGIETKDLVCLNSEHLGTEGNGENAADSSQLDIASSPKGEVKISFVYKPYLSSRFCPPSLDAVLKRIEEKYMKSYGFAQPGFSLLRLMENLCECYLTAGTKARTANEPSAGIEPQKLHPVCVRYDAANHELHLASDITSGSFKFSNFIKVLPHIPKFLASGNRDIMCYLVDFNDTRINGSEKGNTNKVLKLLASSTMNNSLVVQNEHSSRRLPNSAFLIEDISNGQEELQISLINEFSHVLPVFTYIPKNVIFQNAYVKFLLARISDDNCCSNCTGNCLSQDIPCACAGETGGEFAYTAGGLLKEKFLESCISMIREPQKHGLVYCQDCPLERSKNNSMSGPCKGHLVRKFIKECWHKCGCSRGCGNRVVQRGIAAPLQIFMTADGKGWGLRALEDLPRGAFVCEYVGEIVTNTELYERNTQTADERHTYPVLLDADWGSEVVLKDEEALCLDATYYGNVARFINHRCYEGNLIEIPVEVETPDHHYYHVAFFTVRKVNALEELTWDYGIDFNDHSHPVKAFKCCCGSKFCRDIRR, encoded by the exons ATGGCGTCAAATTCGAATGAAAAAGTTATAAAGGCCTTTGAGGCAATGAAGGTCTTTGGCTATAGTGAAAAAGTCGTGAAGCCAGTATTGAGGAACCTTCTGAAGGTGTACAACAAAAACTGGGAGCTTATTGAAGATGAGAATTATTCTGTTCTTTTGGAGTCTATTATAGACAGCGAGGAGTCTAAG GAAAGGAAGAAATCCTTGTCGGAAGATGAAGCGGAAGAAAATGAACCACCACCGAAAAGATCTAGGTTCTACTCCGAGGGAAATCATTTGTCACCTGCTAAACACGTTGCCAGCCCTAGTGCTGACACACATACTTCCGAGTTGCAGCCTTCCGGCAAGCAGAAGATGGCTGAGTTCACCACCAAGTCTTATGAAACTGAGGATGTCGAAATGAAGCCTTTTTCTCTCTTGAACCATTATCAGCGTAAAGGTAAGAAATGGAGTTCGTCTGAGGCCTCGCCTGTTTCAGAGGAGGATATTGACACTGAAGTACTCTCTGATGATGACATGCAAGGACCTTGTACTCTGTCACCTTATCTAAATTTAACGAAAAAGGGAGACACATCTCGTTCATATCCTGCCGTGATACCCAAAAGAAGACTTGCTTATAATAGTAGCCTGGAAGAGCCAAATATTATGGATTCAGCTGATGCATCCAACAAAGGTGCTCTGGTTGAGTATGACGTTTGTGAAACTGTGCCTCTCAATGTGTCATCATCTGATAATCCGCCTGTTTTTGATGTTCCTCTTGTTGTTGTCCCTTCAG GAATTGAAACAAAAGACTTGGTGTGTCTCAACTCTGAACATTTGGGTACAGAAGGAAATGGAGAAAATGCAGCAGATTCATCACAACTAGATATTGCTTCCTCTCCAAAAGGGGAGGTGAAGATCTCTTTTGTCTATAAGCCATATCTCTCATCACGCTTTTGTCCACCGAGTTTAGATGCAGTCCTGAAGCGGATAGAGGAAAAGTATATGAAGTCCTACGGATTTGCTCAACCTGGTTTCTCTCTGTTGAGGCTGATGGAAAATCTGTGTGAATGTTATCTGACTGCTGGTACCAAGGCCAGGACGGCAAATGAGCCATCAGCTGGGATAGAGCCTCAGAAACTTCATCCAGTATGTGTCAGATATGATGCTGCTAATCATGAATTGCACCTTGCTTCAGACATTACCAGTGGttcattcaaattttcaaattttatcaaaGTCTTGCCTCATATTCCAAAGTTTCTAGCTTCAGGCAATAGGGATATAATGTGCTATCTGGTGGATTTTAATGATACGAGGATTAATGGTTCCGAAAAAGGCAACACTAACAAGGTTCTTAAACTCCTAGCATCTTCAACTATGAACAATTCACTAGTTGTTCAGAATGAACACTCCTCTCGCCGTCTTCCTAATTCTGCTTTTCTTATTGAAGACATCAGCAATGGTCAAGAGGAGCTTCAAATTTCGTTGATAAATGAATTCAGTCATGTCCTGCCTGTCTTTACATACATACCTAAAAATGTTATTTTCCAAAATGCATATGTGAAGTTTCTTCTTGCTCGAATATCAGATGACAACTGTTGTTCAAACTGCACTGGGAATTGTTTGTCTCAAGATATACCCTGTGCTTGTGCTGGTGAAACAGGGGGTGAATTTGCCTACACAGCTGGTGGTTTGCTCAAGGAGAAGTTTCTAGAGAGTTGCATCTCAATGATTCGTGAACCCCAAAAGCATGGTTTAGTGTATTGTCAAGACTGTCCCCTTGAAAGGTCTAAGAACAATAGCATGTCTGGCCCGTGCAAGGGTCATTTGGTGAGGAAATTTATCAAAGAGTGCTGGCATAAATGCGGCTGCAGCAGGGGATGTGGAAATCGTGTTGTTCAGCGAGGCATAGCAGCGCCATTGCAG ATATTTATGACAGCTGATGGAAAAGGTTGGGGGCTCAGGGCACTGGAAGATTTGCCTAGAGGTGCTTTTGTTTGTGAATATGTAGGAGAAATTGTGACCAACACGGAGTTGTATGAGCGGAACACACAAACTGCTGATGAGAGACACACATATCCAGTTTTGCTAGATGCAGACTGGGGTTCGGAAGTTGTTCTGAAGGACGAGGAGGCCCTTTGTTTGGATGCAACTTACTATGGCAATGTTGCGAGGTTCATTAATCATAG GTGTTATGAAGGTAACTTGATTGAGATCCCAGTTGAAGTAGAGACTCCGGATCATCACTACTACCAT GTCGCTTTTTTCACTGTGAGGAAAGTTAATGCTTTAGAAGAGTTAACTTGG GATTATGGTATTGACTTCAACGATCATAGTCATCCAGTGAAAGCGTTCAAGTGCTGCTGTGGAAGTAAATTTTGTCGAGACATCAGGCGTTGA